The sequence AATATTCATACCGTTTTCATTACAGCGTATCTTCAAGTAGTTGTTACTGTGTCAGAtcgagtgagtgtgttttttcgccgcttttagcaatatcacagcggggtgTATCAGCAaggggcttcacagattgtacccctgaaggaatcgaaccttggctttcggcgtgacgagcgaacgctttaaccactaggctaccacacggCCCTTGTAAGGGTTCAGCACGGACTATGACACGTTTGTGACAAACTTTCTGAATGCCAAAATGAACTTGCCTGGGTGTGAGAAAGTCATGCTTAGGGAACATTTATCTGTATAAGAAGCTAAATATTTATATCTGTATTACATGTtgctggggaatcgaacccgggtcctcggcgtgacgctTTAGGTTACCACTGTGTCAGGTCGAACACTGACAGCTTCATAACATGCTATAGTGGCGTGAGATGGACAGAGTCATCAAAGCCGTTGCGCTCGGTGAAATCCTATTGTATGAAGGCTGTAGATGCATCGTCACACAAGTTGAAGTTACGAAACAATGCAACAGCGATGGCTTGTCGGTCATGTATCACATCAATTGTTTCAGTAAGGGGTCATTCAAAGTTTGACTACTGACCGTAAACTGCTTGATAGTAATCGTTCCTCTGTTATTATTAAGGGctcacgggatcgggtggtcaggctcacagacttggttgacacatgtcatcgtatcccagctgcgtagaccGATGTTGATGTGgatcggattgtctggtccagacttggttatttacagaccactgccatgtagctggaacattgctgactgcggagttaaacaacaaaccaacgaTTAATTCACATAATCACAATTACAAGATGAAAAGGTATTTTACAGAATTTTTATAGTTACACCTTTGCGTTGCATTCGTATCATTTTGGTCAAATGGCGACGAGACCAAAACTGAAGaagttcgagtgagtgagtgagtatgtttttacgccgcttttagccacattccagcaatatcatgacagaggagaccagaaatgggtttcacacattctacgCATTGCCAtcatcgtgacgagcgaacgctttaatcactgggGTACCTCACCGCCCACAGGCTTTCGATAATCCCCATCACTCTGTGAGAGTCAGTCATGTGAAGGTAAACCTTGTTCTCCTTGACTGTGTTTTCCATCAcaaggataaatatttcagtgtcaaaacagTCAGAGATAGCTCAATAATAAAAgtttgaattattttttttttcattttttagaaaAGAAACACAATTGCTTGAACATTTTTATGAATGTGTCTTGTCCCTAAGTCCCTAAGTCTTTACTGTGATGAAAGAGTATGTTTGCTTTGGcaccgctcttagcaatattccaggactataggcttcacacattgtacccatgtggggaatcgaacccgcgctTCAGCATGAGGAGtaaacgctttacccactgaGCTACAACACCGCTCCCTATGATGCTCCATGTTGAGTTGCTGGCCATTCGTTGCATTTTCTGTGGTTACAGATTTGATGAAGGCTTTGATCGATATCTCTTGGGCGACtggttagtctagtggttagagcgttcgcttgcCACGACAacgactcgggttcgattcaccgACCCTCGTCCTGATATTCTTGGACTAGAAGTAAcgtaaaacatactcactctgtatctgtgatatttgtttgttttactgtaTTTCGTCCacgttttttttatatattttcgcTCATGTGTCATGGACACATAACCGTGTGACTGAAATACTCAATCACCTTTATATGAGCGTGGTTCTTAGCTGGCAAATATTTGTCTGTACGCTCAGATCATGTGAATAATGCTGAacgtgagtttatttttacgccgcatttagcaatattccagcaatgtcacagagGGGATGGGGGACCatcagtaatgggcttcacacattgcttccatgtggggaaatcaaacctgggtatTTTCTGAGTGTCGAGCGAACACTTCGGGAACGTCAGGACGATTGTATAAAATGTGATGCGGACGAATGACTTTGTATTACTGTCAGCAGCAAATGGAATGTGATCTGCATCTCATTACCATATGACTATTAATGATCCGTCGGTCCATCGCGACTCAGACTGGGATAGCAGGCTTCCAGTGACGATGTCCCTGGAAATGAAGATCATGGTGGCCATGTGCGACGGAAACCGAGGGTTTGGAAAAAACGGCAGACTGCCGTGGCCACGTCTAAAGTAGGTgctggtgtttgtttgtttgtttgtttgtgaaacgttggggtagtcttgtggttaaggcgtcagtttgtcacaccgaagactcgggtttgattacccacagggatacaatatgtggaacccatttctggtgtcccccgtcgtgatattgctggattatttctaaaagagacgtaaaactaaactcacacatgtTTTTAACGCCTCAGTCAGCAGAATTCCCGCTTTTCAAgacggtttgtaaatattggAGAAGGCCAAATGTAGACATACACAAAtgaaatacgatgacatatgtcaaccaagtgagcgagaaTGACCACTTGACACCATTAGTCACAAGCacggtttgctgaagatcaaatctaactcggatcttcacggatcataTCATAAATCAATAGAGATCGTTCTAGTCCTGATTGAGATATAATGCACTGAAGTACTGATGTAATGCAACACACAATTATGTGGGACTAGTTCGTCATTTTCTGTTATCATGTAACAGAATGCCTCTGATTGATGACAACTAACGACAATATACTGCTATACTTGAGATTGCACTTTctaagtaaagtacagattctattaCTCTTGTTGTGTTGAGTTATATCCGGGATTCGAGCCCACACTCTAGAAGTCAGGCACCCAGTCACCAACACACTAAGTCAGACGCCTAAAGTCCGTTTCCGAAAACTACTAAACCTAAAATACTCAATCAAACACTCACCATAAGAGCAGAGGATGGAGACGACACGACACaggtaaatgaataaataactttgtcGACACCTGTAGACGCGCATCCCGAACACCTGGTTGTTCCCTTCTCTGTACTCCTACCTTGCAACAAACAGGTAACTGtctcaatattttaatgatattttgttacacaattttatttatttttagaacataaattctgcaaaaacataACAGGGTTGGTctaatgttttgttgatgttcagcgtttcattgagtgtATTATGTTTATTAGACAGTGGGTTACAATTCTTCGGTCTGCTTTTGACCTAGACGTACTATACTTGTCCTTCTATACTATACCTTTCCGCAACCCCCACGAAGacgctattcggcttgtccgGAATAACACGTTTTGGTCACGAATGGCCCGCTCAGTCACCGCGGCTCCTACTTCCGTATTCATCGCTAACAGTTTATAAAATGACCATAAATTAATACACGCAGGGATATATACTTCGAGAGAACCATGATCCGATACACCAGGGCACGACAAGATTGTCTTCGACCGCACTTGGAATATCTATGCACGATGCTAAAAATAAGTATTGCAGTCAATCACAGTGGCAGGTGACGGTTGGATCGTGCATATCATACAGGTGTGAGGAAGGTTTAAATTATATTGAGGCTACTGTATACAAGGGTTGGGGCCTGACTGCGGCGTTAAATGACATTCAGTCACATGAACATTGTTTATGGGACCTGGGACCATATTAGTttgatttaattatttattgatATTCCATCTTTGTTTGCAGAGAAGATGTTGACTACTATTTGAATAAAGTGAAACACAGAAATAACCCAGGTGAGCTGTCCACTGCACTATGTCTgtacctactactactactactactgctgctgctgctgctgctgctgctgctgctgctgttgctgctgttgctgctgctagtTCTACCACTACGTCTACTGCTATTACGACTTCTACTACTACCCTGTGTGGTGTCACAAAACCACCCACCCCCGCCCCCGTCAGGGCACCAACGTAGTTGTGTGGCACACCTTCATACCTGTCtcccaggaagacccaggaagtcGACCACACTGCAAAAGCATGATAAACCCATCCCGTATTTCCTTCCTGGCCCCATTGATATATTCTTTCCAGAGCTGTCCATCCTATATCTGTCTGTTAAACACCGTCAAATATTCTGGTGCAGTTTGCCATACAACACTCTCTTGATGAGGGAGCGAGTGTGACTTCACGCTacttttgagcaatattccagcaaattggatcttcagcatgacttGCGAACGTTTTGAACCACTGTGctaacacacacagacacagagccacacacagacacacacacagacacacacacacagacacacacacacacatgacgCACAGGACACACACTCCCAGTTACAGGGATACACCTGGAAGCAGAGTGTCCAGTGATACATACCTGCTGTCTCTTTGTCCGATCCATAAAGATTTTCGACAAACCacgcctgtcgtaagaggcgactaaagggatcgggtggtcaggcttgcttacttggttgacacatgtcattatatcccagttgcgctgatcgtttctcatgctgttgatcactgcattgtctggtccacactcgactgtgttggaatattgatatgTATGGCATTAAACATCAAAGCAACCAAAGAATTGTGTCCAATCATACATACTCGTTATCACTTTCTTCGGGATTATACcttatacctggaatattgctgaatgcggcgtaaattCACTCAGTCTGAATTTCACTCTGGTGGAACTTTATTAATATTCCTGTTTTCAGATAAAACTATTGTTGTTCTAGTTATCTTACATCTTGCACGGTGAAAACAGTATGCATATTTGACCCAGAGCTTAATCGCCAGATGGTGCGATATTCATACGTATACATTGAGATATAAAACCGTCATGCTTGATAAGCGAATCGCCATACGCATGCAGTCACGTGGAATTGCATAAATTCAAATTCCCATTTTCagacaaaatgttttattctaATCATCTTACAATGCGAAAATATCATGCATATTTCGCCCAGAGCTTTAATACTGGAGAATGATGTGTGCTTAATTTTACACTGATAAGTAAAACATTCACAAAAACGATTGCTATAGTATATTGTCAGTATGTAAATATACTGTTATTGTTAGGCGTGCATTTGATTATCTATCAAAATAAACACAACCGATACACTATCAGTATGTAAATTTACTTttaatgtttatctgtttagtgtgtatctgtgtgtcgAACAAAATAGGCACTACTTATGTTACAGAAAATAAAatggaaaattgaaaaaaattgtttgtgtttaggaacatttatttcattgttaagaTATTATCATTATGTTAATTGCAGATAACCATCACCCCGCTAGTGTTGTAATTGTCTCGCCATTCGCATTGTTATGTTGAAAACATGGACGTTCGTGTAAATACATGgatgattcacattttcacaaacaCACGGGAGCTATCGAGTGTTTTATTGCAGCATAGCCAGTTTAGCTTTACAATAGTCTTAATAATATTCAATCAATATTACTAGCaatcatacattgtacccatgagccGTCTCGAAGCTGGGTATTCGGTAAGAGGCGTTGGACCATTAGCTTTGCCACAAATGTCTTTCACTTCAGGTTTTCCAGAACAACTGGTATTCTTTAAACGCAAAACAAATTACTTTTTTTTCaggaataaatatttgttttcaaaagaaaactCCCATTCGACTGGTCACGTGATGTTCTATAAGAACGCGTTTGACAGTCGAATATCGTTTTAATATGCATGTGTTTGGTTCTCTCTGACAGAGAAGAAGAATGTTCACATTCAGGGACGTAAGACGTGGCAGGGAAGCCACAGGTCGAGGACGTCGGATCATAATCAGATTCAGATCGTCATCAGTTCCAGCTTGGAGTAAGTACAATGTCGAAGTTGTACTTGAATTGtaagtaaaatgtgaaaatattagatttgtatcaaaattgtgagtaaaatgtaaaattatttgAATTGTATCAGAATAGTaagtaaaatgtgaaaacattaaaattgtaaatagaaaTATCAGATTTGTATTTGAGTTGTATTACGGTTGTAGTAAAATGTGAATATATCAGATTTGTATTTGAGTTGTATTACGGTTGTAGTAAAATGTGAATATATCAGAATTGTATTTGAGTTGTATTACAGTTGTAGTAAAATGTGAATATATCAGAATTGTAAACAAGATATGGAAATACTAGGTTTAAGAGTAAAAGATGCAAATTTGAGAACTAtaagtaaaatgtgaaaaacaagaattgtaTTGAGGAGGTTGGATACACAATATCAGAATGTCAAGAAATTTATTAATATGGTACCATTTTGTAGAAAACTGTGCCCCGAATCTAAATATGTAATACCAAGTTACCAAGGCATTTTGTTGACAAGTGCCGCCCCCTTGTGGTACCGTCtgtaaaaagttaaaaaaaattatAGATTCACCAATGAAAAAGGATTTTAATAGGAACAAGATTTTTTGTATAACATGAATTTTTACAAAGTAAATTCACACTAGATTAAGATTCCAAACTAAAAAAAGATGTTACCAGGTGGGACAAAAAATGTCATGGAGTATGATTAGAAGCAagataaagggaaataactgcgAAACACAAAAACTGAAGATACGCGCTACTGTTGTCACATTCGCATACGGTATGCACACAAACAAAGGTATCCAACATCTTTAAAGCTGAAAGTAAATGTGCAAATACCAGATGTTAGTTTGCAGTGTTTCAGCGACCATTTCAGCCCAAGAGCGTTTCATAATAATCGTTATTGTTTCATCAAGTCCAATTTCCAAAAGCATTCTTTCTTTCGCCTGTCCTTTTAATGGTACTATCTTTATTTCAGCGCCAGCAAGGACCCCTTACATCCCATAGTTGTGCCCAGTTTTGAGGAGGCGGTCAAGGTCGCAACGTCACCGGAAGTAAAGAGTCAGGTGGAGTCTATATGGATCATCGGAGGTCAACGTGTGTATGAGGTAGTGTATGGCCGACCACTTGACCCCAGTAATAGCCCTATGACCAACTGTAATCCCCGCGGGGGATATTGTTTACGTATACATGTAATATCAGTCACGAGTTTGTGCGGTTGACCATTGTCCAGATGCAAGCATTTACGGGCTTCCGTCGTTTGccagtgaagatcctggttagaattggtcttcagcagcccatgcttgtcgtgccCCTTCATTCCCACAGCGACCAGTGAAGAGCTCATCTTCAGGGTCACATACACgttgaaaatgatattcattttcGATGTTACAGCTATTACAAAGTTACAGACCCTTTGATGTTACAGCTATTACAAAGTTACAGACCCTTCGATGTTACAGCTATTACAAAGTTTACAGACTCTTCGATGTCACAGCTATTACAAAGTTACAGACCCTTCGATGTTACAGCTATTACAAAGTTTACAGACCCTTCGATGTCACAGCTATTACAAAGTTACAGACCCTTTGATGTTACATCTGTTACAAAGTTACAGACCATTCGATGTTTCAGTTATTAAAAAGTTACAGACCCTTCGATGTTACAGCTATTTCAAAGTTACAGACCCTTCgatgtttcagttattacaaAGTTTCAGACCCTTCGATGTTAAGCTATTTCAAAGTTACAGACCCTTCGATGTTACAGCTGTTACAAAGTTACAGACCCTTCGATGTTACAGCTATTACAAAGTTACAGACCCTTCGGTGTCCAGGAATATCATGATACCTTCCCGTTTCTATGTTTAAAGAATGAGAACTATAACGGAAACGAGCCAAAACTGCTCTACACTTATCATCATTTGGTGACACCAACTGTGAAAACAGTCTTCAAATGAGAATACGGACGCATGTTAGAACTATTCGCCAGAGCGGAGTGCAACTGTTCATATTCTGCCAGAAAAGGAGTAATGGAACCTACGCTTTGGGCATCCCAGATATACCAAAAGCAATAGGTAtagagatgagatgagatgagatgagacgAGACGAGACGAGACGAGACGAGACGAGACGAGACGAGATGAGATGAAGACCCATGCAAACCCGGACCTTAACTGGTTTTGAAAATCTCAAGGGATAGAGTATACTGTGTCTGAATGTCATGATGTGTTCGTGTTCAGCTGCGCTATGTTATCTCAGTAACCTAGCAAAAGCCCAAAATGCATTAACCCAGAACACGATgtcaaaatatttccttttgctTCAGGCAGCGATTTCCCATCCGCTGTGCAAACGCATCTATCTCACCAGGATCTACAAGGACTTCGATTCCGACGTCTTCTTTCCCTCTTTCGAAGATGCGTTCACCGAGAGCAGGTAACActagagtgactgagtgaagttttatgctgctgttagcaatattccagcaatatcacggccgggaacaccagaaatgggctccacacattgtacccatgtggggaattgaatccgGACGCTTTACCATTAGACCAgcgtctagattttcgaaggtctattagagctaagatagtcgtaagtgccattcattaacattaactgacgactatcttagcgctaagagggctTCTAGAATCTACGCCCAGGAACATTAGATATTCTGGGACTATGAGAGTTGTGTGCTAAAAATAAACTTAGACAACATAGATATCTGCTGACGTAGGACAGTAAAATAGGTAGTGTATCACAGAATGTAATAACAAACCGACGTTCCAGTACATAACAACGCAATTTGGGGGAACCTGTCATGTATGATTTGAATGGTGGATAGAAAAAAGGAAGTTTCAGATGCAGTGGGCTGGGGAGAAAGGCGAAAGTACTGACTTTTGTCTTCCATTTTTCAGTGACCCGGAAGTGGACGGGACGATCAGAGAGGACAACGGAATTCAATTTCGGTTTGAAGTTTACGACCGGAAGTGACGTCAAGCAACGACTTCAGAACATCCATTGCAGAGGGCCCATACTGAATATGACGAGGAAAATTATGAATGTCTCGTATCATGTTTCAGCGCTGTGTGAATCTGAGAATCCGTTGTTGCCCTTTaagtttgtgttgtgttgtgtagtAGTTGGTATTTTTCCAATCTACTCTTTTGATAGAATAAGAAAATGTATTCTCAAgagcaaaagaaactatacttCTGAATGATTTTATCAGATCTTTATTTCTCGTTAAAATATCTTGAATCAGGgatgttatgtttaaataatgaACTCTGCTGGCGATCACAGAAGAGAAGAAGTctacatttttaaaatgtaatacAACATCAAGAAAACACAGGTTGTTAAAAACGCAGCAAAAATATATAAAGAATTATTATAAGGAattacaaaaatgtgtttgaaaacTTACacctttcatgaaaaaatgggaTAACACTGTTAGGTGACTTGGTGATTTAACGccgctatatgacggtggtctgtaagtgagtgtggaccagacaatccggtgacagACATCACTAGctgctgggatacgatgacaagtcagGTACTTGGAACCACATTAAGTGCATACTTCCCATCAAAGTCTCACTAGAGTAAATGTAGCCTCTTACTTCAATCAACTGTTCTActctagattttgcaaaatattccatactgtttaaagatactgtttacacatgaattgATGTACTGTAAAGCAAATTCGtaacattgaaaacattattgtcatgagttccaGATATGATAAAACCCAGCGAAAACTGGTGAGTTTCTTCACAAAGCTTTAccccaaaacgcagctgtttacctgcacgatatttgcacatgcttttcagcaatgtgATGCATTCTCTCgatcagttcatctgcataaggtttgcagctGGTTACCCCTAATTtgtacagagtgagtgaatgagtgagtttagttttacgcgcgatcagcaatattccagccatatgactgcggtctgtaaataatcgagtctggaccagacagtccagtgatcaacaacatgagcatcgatctgtgcaattgggaaccgatgacatgtgtcaaccaagtcagcgagcctgaccacccgatcccgttagtcgcctcttacgacaagcatagtcgcctttcatggcaagcatgggttgctgaaggcctattctaccccggaccttcacgggtcagtttgTATAGAAAGTCAACTTCATGTTAATCACCCTTAGAAGTCAGCATGATGAGGATTATCAAAATAAGTGTTTCCGGTACTAAACTTGTTAGTGGCGTGACCTACTAACGCTCTCTATACTAGCGGTTTAACAAGCAGCGACTTAAGGATGTCTTCTGTGTGACAACTTATTCTAATTATCAGTAAACGAAGCGTGCGTAAAATAAGCGGAATTTTGCCAAATGCACAGTCATTAAAAAACGTCATGATTAAACTGAGGGTCCAAAGCCGAATTTGTCTTTCGTGTATTTGGGTATTAACAGAACTTTTGTAAAACTGGATATGTATATTCAACCACCAGTCATTTCTGCAATGATTGCCTATCACTATGAcacagtgaagatccgggtaagaattgatcttcagtaaccaatggttgtcgtaagtggcgactaacgggatcaggtggtcagactcgctgacttggttgacacatcccAGTTGGGTAGGTCgttgctcaagctgttgatcactggattgtctggtccacgctCGATTATTCgtagaccgccgtcatatagctggaacattgcggGGTGTGAcataaacccaactcactcactcggtatCTGtcgtcctgtgcatagagcgcAGGTCAAAAATCGGGTGAAGTTAAGCAAAGCTGATCACGGAGAGTCCTTGGAAAAGTGACCGTGTTGGCAGCTTGATCCCTGTGAGTTTCTTtcactcctgagagtttctttGACTCCGGTCCCGTCCAACAACGAAGCGCAcgtgacacatgtggtctcaccgtTGGCAAATAAACGTGGTTGTTCAAAATTAACTCTGTTCATCCAGCAGTAAGTGGTTACCCGGTAGGACAAGGAGGTTGTTACCATTCTGGTGCCTCACGTGCAGCTAATTGGGCTGATAATGCCTGTTCTTTGGGCTTAATTTGTTCTCAGCGCCACTTTCTATGTTTGAAGTCGGTATTCGGCGCCCTACAAACGCActatatatttgtgaaaaggtCGATAACAAactgcattttaaaaaatccaatGACTCGGGAAAGGATATCCTTAATGTCACATCTGGTTTAGAATTAGGTGTCGTCAGTTATGTACTGGTCGAAACAAATACAGCATGGGGGGTCTTCTAAGCATGGGGCTGTTTTAGTCACGTTATGGTTGAAATAATCAGTCCTTATGTGGCTATAAAttttatctcactcactcacatgggcGTCCTGTGTTTGTCCCAACATTTTCAATAAAGAAACTGATACAAATTGGACAAATTTCCTGATTCCTAATTATCAGACAAATCGTAATATACTTGAAAAATTGTGAAAATGCGAGGGAAAACGCACCTTTATTCTTGTGTCACGCGTTCTTCCTTCACTGTGCATCGAGGAAATGGAGTTGCGTTTGGGACAACTCCACATTTCGTGTGGACAGCGCTTCCACCCTGTGAATAAGTCTATTCATAACAGTCTCATGGACGAGTGAAGAATTATAAACTAAATTTTGTTAATGACGTGATGCTGTCTAACCAGCCAGTGACAATGTTTTAACATGTAAAATAGAACAATCAGAAAGATCACACTGATGGACATGTTTAGCATTTTTAATCAACATTATAAATCtaaataaaaaatgtgaaatgttaccTGAGCATCGGCTcgtcacttttatttattttttatttaataatgttttattgccatttaaaaacaataatgttgacttggccgcgtcccgGTCGAGTCCATTTGTCCACTTTAAGAAAGAGTGTCTTTAAGGACGAGTGTttctgaatctacaactcattaacacgtgctaaactttccaagctgtatttctgagagagaaaaacTAAAAACgcgttcctccctcgtcacttttctttcttcaaaaaattaaaaaatatcgTTATACCGGCCTCttcacttttgaaaaagaaatgttcccgagaaacatttatttttttatgcagccgaATGGAATCTCATCGTATGCTGATGATGTACATTGTCATTACCTATCAGTCATCCAGAGCGTTCCAACACGTCAGTTCATTCGGCTGTTTCAAATAGGATTAATAAAGTTATCCCGGTTGACGGTTTAGAAATTGATGTAAGTGAATATGCCCATATCTGATTTAATTTAGCACCGGCTAGGGCTCGCTCCGGGATGCTATCTCATTATTGTTTGTCATAAGCTAATATCAgatgtgattggttgattgatttactgattgggtgagtgagtaagtgagtgagtgctttacGGCGttttcggcaatatttcagtaacagcacttcgggggacaccagaaatggactccacactttgtacctatgtggggaatcgaatctgggcctccagcgtggcgagcgaacgcttcgaCCACTCAGATACCCATCGCTATAGAGTTTGTCTATGATCAACTTGTCTAACGGAACTCATtaattctgtttgttgtttaacgcaaaTGTGCCACCATGCTACATGGtggttgtttgtaaataattgagtctgaactacacaatcctgtgatcaacagcattagcatcgatctacgcaaatgagatacgatgacacgtgtcaaccaagtcagcgaacctgctcacccgatcccgttagtcgcttgttacgacaagcatggtttactgaagatcaattctaacccggatctcacGGGCGCCTCTTTAAACTAAGGTGGGCACAGCAACCATACATTAGAACTCTCGAAACATACATTAATTAAAAGAATTGTTGTTAAATTTAATTGTTTTTTATTTCTCACGTGTCTATGGTGTCATCTGTGGGTGGACAAAACTGTGgacaaatatgtttaaaaatataacTGTGTGAAAGAAATCTTCGATGGTTGTACAGCAACAGCGCAGTTTTCTTTGGGGGTCATGATATCATTTACGTCTGATTATTTCCCAGATTGACGACATAGCATGAAGGTGTGAGGTAGTGTCACGTTGAACGATGAGCCGTAACACAGTATCAAAATGAGTGATGAACTGGAACACAGTATCAAGCTGAACGAAGAGCTGTAACATAGTATCATGCTGGACAGTGAGCTTTTACATACTATCAAACTGGCGATAAAGAACAAACCTGTAAAGAGATAACTATTATGTACAAGGCACTAAAGATTGGTGCTTCAATGACGAGTGACACAGGGAACTTTACTTAGGGACGGAA comes from Haliotis asinina isolate JCU_RB_2024 chromosome 13, JCU_Hal_asi_v2, whole genome shotgun sequence and encodes:
- the LOC137259940 gene encoding dihydrofolate reductase-like, translating into MSLEMKIMVAMCDGNRGFGKNGRLPWPRLKEDVDYYLNKVKHRNNPEKKNVHIQGRKTWQGSHRSRTSDHNQIQIVISSSLDASKDPLHPIVVPSFEEAVKVATSPEVKSQVESIWIIGGQRVYEAAISHPLCKRIYLTRIYKDFDSDVFFPSFEDAFTESSDPEVDGTIREDNGIQFRFEVYDRK